From one Nonomuraea polychroma genomic stretch:
- a CDS encoding family 43 glycosylhydrolase: MRRYPSNWPDLEPYGLADTRLDLWPREDNSFILPLELRPRDKELGRVWMRDTYVNCFVVNGRPIYVATGTTRVPGLSAAAPWNDGIFMWVSPSLRGPWRLVDTTGIRPGAEKGKVWSPEFVGENRPGRMVVAPWQEYWHDDQFGKRGDVWAPEVHHFRGTWYIVACMGDHSRKVGSFMLVSEGGIEGPYRLVEGNLEKPFGDSFIGGPNFIKPGAYHHIDGSLYTEGDDAWLVLHNHLYAKFRDDMEDIIPTTNLSKFQQTPYTPEPYLEGAYVFKHGGKYYLLHAAWNRTSTTPGGTTRYAYDPPGPGRVQHQYDAVVAVSDKFEGPYSRRWTVGVGAGHNNFFVDRSGRLWATFFRNPNFGYWSDPTRVADAAVAGIVRLEWTGPQGNRLYVQRRNHGHTIRD; the protein is encoded by the coding sequence ATGCGGCGGTACCCGTCGAACTGGCCCGACCTCGAACCCTACGGCCTGGCGGACACCCGGCTGGACCTGTGGCCACGCGAGGACAACTCATTCATCCTTCCTCTCGAACTACGCCCCCGCGACAAGGAGCTCGGCCGGGTCTGGATGCGCGACACGTACGTCAACTGCTTCGTCGTCAACGGCCGTCCGATCTACGTCGCCACGGGCACCACCCGCGTACCCGGCCTCAGCGCGGCCGCCCCATGGAACGACGGCATCTTCATGTGGGTGTCCCCGTCGCTGCGGGGGCCATGGAGGCTGGTCGACACCACCGGCATCCGGCCCGGCGCCGAAAAGGGCAAGGTGTGGTCACCCGAGTTCGTCGGCGAGAACCGGCCCGGACGCATGGTCGTCGCGCCGTGGCAGGAGTACTGGCACGACGACCAGTTCGGCAAGCGAGGCGACGTCTGGGCCCCGGAAGTGCACCATTTCCGCGGCACGTGGTACATCGTCGCCTGCATGGGCGACCACTCCCGGAAGGTCGGTTCATTCATGCTCGTAAGTGAGGGCGGCATCGAGGGCCCGTACCGCCTTGTCGAAGGCAACCTCGAAAAACCCTTCGGGGACTCTTTCATCGGCGGACCGAACTTCATCAAGCCCGGCGCCTACCACCACATCGACGGCAGCCTCTACACCGAGGGCGACGACGCGTGGCTTGTGCTGCACAACCACCTGTACGCGAAGTTCCGGGACGACATGGAAGACATCATCCCGACGACCAACCTCTCGAAATTCCAGCAGACGCCCTACACGCCCGAGCCGTACCTCGAAGGCGCGTATGTCTTCAAGCACGGAGGCAAGTACTACCTCCTCCACGCTGCATGGAACCGAACGTCGACCACTCCCGGCGGCACCACACGATACGCCTATGACCCACCCGGCCCCGGCCGTGTGCAGCATCAGTACGACGCGGTCGTCGCCGTCTCGGACAAGTTCGAGGGACCGTATTCCCGGCGGTGGACCGTAGGCGTCGGCGCCGGCCACAACAACTTCTTCGTGGATCGCAGCGGCCGGCTGTGGGCGACGTTCTTCCGCAACCCCAACTTCGGCTACTGGTCCGACCCGACGCGCGTCGCCGACGCCGCCGTGGCCGGCATCGTGCGTCTGGAATGGACCGGCCCGCAGGGCAATCGCCTGTACGTCCAGCGCCGGAATCACGGCCACACGATCCGCGATTGA
- a CDS encoding DsbA family protein — MEDDSTAGTRRGSRSRILIIAAAGMAALAVLAIATLGNGTNPRRDNRAVIPAEPPAADTATPQASPRLSTASPIPRWEGPTVPPIDESLAQGSASAPVTIVEFGDFKCSECGTFARRIEPALRRRYIDTGIVRLFWRDFPAQGKESERAAIAARAADRQNAFWPFHDALYAEQSSGFTDDRLRAVAARVGLDVARFDADRRDPELRRAVEQDFAFAAQLGLPGTPAFLINGELFFGAQPLSKFVEAIEEARHG; from the coding sequence GTGGAAGACGACAGCACTGCCGGAACGCGCCGCGGCTCGCGGAGCCGCATTCTGATCATTGCCGCGGCCGGCATGGCGGCCCTTGCCGTCTTGGCCATCGCGACCCTCGGCAACGGCACCAACCCCCGCCGTGACAACCGTGCCGTGATCCCCGCCGAACCGCCCGCGGCCGACACCGCCACACCGCAGGCGTCCCCCCGTCTGTCCACGGCGAGTCCCATACCGAGGTGGGAAGGGCCGACCGTCCCGCCGATCGACGAGAGCTTGGCACAGGGTTCGGCGTCGGCACCGGTCACCATCGTCGAGTTCGGCGACTTCAAGTGCTCGGAGTGCGGCACGTTCGCGCGCCGCATCGAACCCGCGCTGCGCCGCCGTTACATCGACACGGGGATCGTGCGCCTGTTCTGGCGCGACTTCCCCGCCCAGGGCAAAGAGTCCGAGCGGGCGGCCATCGCGGCCCGTGCCGCCGACCGGCAGAACGCGTTCTGGCCCTTCCATGACGCCCTGTACGCCGAGCAGTCCTCGGGCTTCACCGATGATCGGCTGCGTGCGGTCGCCGCCCGCGTCGGCCTGGATGTGGCCCGCTTCGACGCCGACCGGCGTGACCCGGAGCTGCGGCGGGCGGTGGAGCAGGACTTCGCCTTCGCGGCCCAGCTCGGCCTGCCCGGCACCCCCGCCTTTCTGATCAATGGAGAGCTCTTCTTCGGTGCGCAACCGCTGTCGAAGTTCGTCGAGGCGATCGAAGAAGCCCGCCATGGGTGA
- a CDS encoding cytochrome c biogenesis CcdA family protein, translating to MGEVGYAAAFLGGLFALVSPCGAVLLPAFFAYAFPGRGALIGRTLLFYLGLCAVLVPLGMGSALASQLFYGHQDVVIIVAGVVLIVLGVLQVLGQGWTLGPLEHLRGRVRGDSPGAVLALGATSGLAGFCAGPILGAVLTVAASSGDALRGAVLLAVYAAGMAAPLLLLASLWQRYDLAHRSWLRGRGIRLGRLRLHTATLLSGLTFIALGVVFLAFDGTRGLTLPIPEDWQERLQEVAAAVQGHLPDLPMLAAAALVLLAVTAWRLAKAGK from the coding sequence ATGGGTGAGGTGGGATACGCCGCCGCTTTCCTGGGCGGGCTGTTCGCCCTGGTCAGCCCATGTGGCGCGGTGCTCCTCCCGGCGTTCTTCGCCTACGCCTTCCCCGGCCGCGGCGCGCTGATCGGCCGCACGCTGCTGTTCTACCTGGGACTGTGCGCCGTCCTGGTGCCGCTCGGCATGGGATCCGCCCTGGCCAGCCAGCTGTTCTACGGTCACCAGGACGTAGTGATCATCGTGGCCGGTGTCGTGTTGATCGTCCTCGGGGTGCTGCAAGTGCTCGGCCAGGGCTGGACGCTCGGGCCGCTGGAGCACCTGCGCGGACGCGTCCGTGGGGACTCGCCGGGGGCGGTGCTGGCCCTCGGCGCCACCTCCGGGCTCGCCGGATTCTGCGCGGGCCCCATCCTCGGCGCCGTACTCACCGTCGCCGCGTCCTCCGGCGACGCGCTGCGCGGGGCCGTTCTCCTGGCCGTGTACGCCGCCGGGATGGCGGCGCCGCTGCTGCTCCTGGCCTCCCTGTGGCAGCGCTACGACCTGGCTCACCGTTCCTGGCTGCGCGGCCGCGGGATCCGCCTGGGCAGGCTGCGGCTGCACACCGCCACGCTGTTGTCCGGGCTGACCTTCATAGCCCTCGGCGTCGTCTTCCTCGCGTTCGACGGCACCCGCGGCCTGACCCTGCCCATCCCGGAGGACTGGCAGGAGCGCCTGCAAGAGGTCGCGGCCGCCGTACAGGGCCATCTGCCCGACCTGCCGATGCTCGCGGCTGCCGCTCTCGTTCTCCTCGCGGTGACCGCCTGGCGGCTGGCGAAGGCGGGAAAGTGA
- a CDS encoding PP2C family protein-serine/threonine phosphatase has product MGRWASPRRQGTQLPIRPRIDYAALFAATPSPCLVLDPDLVIVDVNRAYLRATGRTADDLIGRHIFAAFPDNPDDPHADGVRNLRASLQRVLAYREPDTMVLQKYDIPLADHPGAFEERWWSPINTPVLAPDGAVLWIIHRVEDVTEFVRSGGPGRLAARRPKVREEAMEAELYGRAQELHRLNEELRQAHSRERHVALALQEAMLRCPSLDFHPGIAVRYLPAVGTLNVCGDWYDIVDLPDDCFAVAVGDVVGHGLEAAAVMGMLRSALSAAIRAVKKPAPALDVLDLYACSLDEALNTTAIQAVIDTRRRHVSYSNAGHPPPVLLHPDGSCTLLDQATDPPLGARPEHVTRPQVQLPYTHGGTLVLYTDGLIERPGEDIDLGLARLTDALTRFARLGPEHLADALLAGLDVSSGARDDIALLIVRL; this is encoded by the coding sequence GTGGGCAGATGGGCCAGCCCTCGCAGGCAGGGCACGCAGCTGCCGATCAGGCCGCGGATCGATTACGCGGCGCTGTTCGCCGCCACGCCGTCCCCGTGCCTGGTGCTGGACCCGGACCTCGTGATCGTTGATGTCAACCGGGCATACCTGCGCGCGACCGGCCGCACGGCAGACGACTTGATCGGGCGGCACATCTTCGCCGCTTTTCCCGACAACCCCGACGATCCCCACGCCGACGGAGTGAGGAACTTGAGGGCCTCGCTGCAGCGCGTGCTGGCCTACCGGGAACCGGACACGATGGTGCTGCAGAAGTACGACATCCCCCTCGCCGACCATCCTGGGGCGTTCGAGGAGCGCTGGTGGTCCCCGATCAATACGCCCGTTCTGGCGCCGGATGGGGCCGTGTTGTGGATCATCCACCGGGTGGAGGACGTGACGGAGTTCGTCCGCTCCGGCGGCCCCGGCCGGCTCGCCGCCCGCCGCCCGAAGGTGCGCGAGGAAGCGATGGAGGCCGAGCTGTATGGCAGGGCGCAGGAACTGCATCGGCTGAACGAGGAGCTCCGCCAGGCCCACTCCCGGGAACGCCATGTCGCGCTCGCCCTGCAGGAGGCCATGCTCCGTTGCCCCAGCCTGGACTTCCACCCCGGCATCGCAGTGCGCTACCTGCCCGCCGTGGGAACGCTGAACGTCTGCGGCGACTGGTACGACATCGTCGACCTGCCGGACGACTGCTTCGCCGTCGCGGTCGGCGACGTCGTGGGCCACGGTCTGGAAGCCGCCGCCGTCATGGGGATGCTGCGCAGCGCGCTGAGCGCCGCGATCCGCGCCGTGAAGAAGCCGGCCCCGGCGCTGGACGTGCTCGACCTGTACGCCTGCTCCCTGGACGAAGCGCTGAACACCACGGCCATACAGGCCGTGATCGACACCAGGAGACGCCACGTCAGCTACAGCAACGCCGGCCACCCGCCGCCCGTCCTGCTCCACCCGGACGGCTCGTGTACCCTGCTGGACCAGGCCACCGACCCTCCGCTGGGTGCTCGCCCTGAGCACGTCACCCGTCCTCAGGTCCAGCTGCCCTACACGCATGGCGGCACCCTGGTCCTGTACACCGACGGTCTCATCGAGCGCCCCGGCGAGGACATCGACCTCGGTCTGGCACGCCTGACCGACGCGCTCACCAGATTCGCCCGGCTCGGCCCCGAACACCTCGCCGACGCCCTGCTGGCAGGCCTGGACGTCAGCAGCGGCGCCCGCGACGACATCGCCCTGCTCATCGTCCGCCTGTAA
- a CDS encoding transposase domain-containing protein — protein sequence MVVYLLIALCLFPDDDYEEVAEKLTGMLELPPVLRTPDLRSSLIIRKDVPMPSPHPSEFLAGSH from the coding sequence GTGGTCGTCTATCTCCTGATCGCGTTGTGTCTGTTTCCTGACGATGACTACGAGGAGGTCGCCGAGAAGCTGACCGGGATGCTTGAGCTTCCCCCCGTTCTCCGGACACCTGACCTGCGGTCATCCTTGATCATCAGGAAGGATGTCCCCATGCCCTCGCCACACCCTTCCGAGTTTCTTGCGGGAAGCCATTAA
- a CDS encoding response regulator transcription factor: MVFFGRLARSAHVKLHDHCHEPAGVGNAAMEQVRRLGLTERELEVLRHMANDASNRRIASVLFISPKTVSVHVTRILAKLGASNRGEAAAIARRIGLLD, from the coding sequence ATGGTCTTCTTCGGCAGGCTGGCCCGCAGCGCCCACGTCAAGCTCCACGACCACTGCCATGAGCCGGCCGGTGTGGGGAACGCCGCCATGGAGCAGGTGCGGCGCCTCGGGCTGACGGAACGGGAGCTGGAGGTGTTGCGGCACATGGCCAACGACGCCAGCAACCGCCGCATCGCCTCCGTCCTGTTCATCAGCCCCAAGACGGTGAGCGTGCACGTCACCCGTATCCTTGCCAAGCTCGGCGCGTCCAATCGGGGCGAAGCCGCCGCAATCGCCCGCCGCATCGGTCTGCTCGACTGA
- a CDS encoding multicopper oxidase family protein, whose protein sequence is MRRRKFLKVGLASVSALAVAGGGGFGWAWLSSATGNVDELAFDLPLRIPPLLEGGSFDLRLQAGVSELRPGTKTGTWGVNGPHLGPTLRMRRGETVSPRVHNALPEATSVHWHGMRLPATMDGGPHQMIAPGSTWKPTWKIDQPAATLWYHPHLHGTTARHVYQGLAGLFLIDDEHAAKLPHEYGVDDIPLIIQDATFDGDGSLTLDNFGMSVVPGMDLMGFLGKEVLVNGTLGPAFTVTTTRVRLRLLNASVGRVYNVGFADDREFALVATDSGLVGEPVRLTRVLLASGERAEIVVDFRPGEQVVLRSFTAELGGGTAFDRFAGGADAFDLMKFTADGRLAESAAVPARLADVQAPVVPPNAKTRTFRLGSTSINDKKMDLARIDEVVPAGATEIWELNNPSAYHSFHIHEASFRILDVNGKAPAAYEAGRKDTVYVPPEGHVRLLVEFGRHTDPAAPYMFHCHMLVHEDKGMMGQFVIVEPGQESQVNTRLNLKNGHAAH, encoded by the coding sequence ATGCGGCGGCGGAAGTTCTTGAAGGTGGGGTTGGCGAGCGTGTCGGCGCTGGCCGTCGCGGGTGGCGGCGGATTCGGCTGGGCCTGGCTATCGTCTGCTACGGGCAACGTGGATGAGCTGGCGTTCGATCTGCCGTTACGGATCCCGCCGCTGCTGGAGGGCGGCTCGTTCGACCTGCGGCTCCAAGCGGGCGTCAGCGAACTGCGTCCGGGCACGAAGACCGGCACCTGGGGCGTCAACGGACCCCATCTGGGACCGACGCTGCGCATGCGGCGGGGTGAGACCGTCTCCCCACGGGTGCACAATGCCCTGCCCGAAGCCACCTCGGTGCATTGGCATGGCATGCGCCTGCCGGCCACCATGGACGGCGGCCCGCACCAGATGATCGCTCCAGGCTCGACCTGGAAACCGACGTGGAAGATCGACCAACCGGCGGCCACCCTCTGGTACCACCCGCACCTGCACGGCACCACGGCCCGGCACGTCTACCAGGGGCTGGCTGGGCTGTTTCTCATCGACGACGAGCACGCGGCGAAACTGCCCCACGAATATGGCGTGGACGACATCCCGCTCATCATCCAGGACGCGACTTTCGACGGCGACGGCTCGCTCACGTTGGATAACTTCGGCATGTCCGTGGTGCCGGGCATGGACCTCATGGGCTTTCTCGGTAAGGAGGTCCTGGTCAATGGCACTCTCGGACCGGCCTTCACGGTCACCACCACGCGGGTGCGGCTCAGGCTGCTCAACGCTTCGGTGGGCCGGGTGTACAACGTCGGGTTCGCGGATGACCGGGAGTTCGCGCTGGTCGCCACGGACAGCGGCCTGGTCGGCGAGCCGGTACGGCTGACAAGGGTGCTGCTGGCCTCCGGTGAACGGGCGGAGATCGTCGTCGATTTCCGCCCCGGCGAGCAGGTGGTGCTCCGCAGTTTCACCGCGGAGCTGGGAGGTGGCACCGCGTTCGACCGGTTCGCCGGTGGCGCCGACGCCTTCGATCTGATGAAGTTCACCGCCGACGGGCGGCTCGCCGAATCGGCGGCTGTGCCGGCCAGGCTCGCCGACGTCCAGGCCCCGGTCGTCCCGCCGAACGCCAAGACGCGGACTTTCCGGCTCGGCAGCACGTCCATCAACGACAAGAAGATGGATCTGGCCCGGATCGACGAAGTGGTCCCCGCCGGAGCCACCGAGATCTGGGAGCTCAACAATCCGAGCGCCTACCATTCCTTCCACATCCACGAGGCCAGCTTCCGGATTCTCGACGTCAACGGGAAGGCGCCCGCCGCCTATGAGGCAGGCCGCAAGGACACGGTGTACGTACCGCCGGAAGGGCACGTACGGTTGCTCGTGGAGTTCGGCCGCCACACCGACCCGGCGGCCCCGTACATGTTCCACTGCCACATGCTCGTGCATGAGGACAAGGGCATGATGGGCCAGTTCGTGATCGTCGAACCAGGTCAGGAATCCCAGGTGAACACCCGCCTGAACCTGAAGAATGGCCATGCGGCCCATTGA
- a CDS encoding helix-turn-helix transcriptional regulator: MELIGRRQQLALLHQALELASSGRPQFVVLEGPAGIGKSRLMEHLATQAAPADVRVLRGACIELGAHGLPLAPLTAMLRDLIGQLGREAVAALAPGAETVFALLPEAGVGSPLDVGGKSRLFEVFGTCLERLGHEQLVLLLVDDLRWADHSTRELLGYLARRLRTARVMAVLAHRGDDLPLWHPLPAFVAELERLPAVRRLVLPRLTRVETTELLESLTGSPPAPGVVDNVLRRAGGNPLYTEQLAGAEHLPGSLKELLLERTRDLPDTCRNLVALAAVGGQAVSHDLLAEVAELPEEELLEGLHQAVQARALLPHAGGYRFPHALLREAVLADLLPARLTQMHRRFAQALEARPELVAPERHAGEMAHHWHGAGAHARALPALLSAAQAAGSVSCHTEQAQLLTRALELCGDDDRQELLHQALMACLWAGESVQGLDLIARALSETDPAPAPGQRAILLAHRAILLANLGLEGVQEALEEAAALLPAEPSVIRAAVLDRLAAILLVREDLERGQRAGIEAVDVAEALDEHEVRLNARITVATIRFRLGDHTAGLAELRQAGKAAEARGDITRTVRVKVSIAACLAGAGRYHEAAEAARAGLPLAHAAGTMRSLGAAMSEHLATSLFALGQWDEAAHVMQDGLAHDPEGRYAVGLQLVDGELALARGDMAAARERLAAAELLDGGEGTSSRSPAIHRLAAAIAYRDNRLEDAHRAIRNALPPLQKPGMAPVAWPALVLAAALVRSTRLSTATDPVLLKELQQTMRSLPTDTPLWAACAAQVEAELGAIPWAPVIEAWQAVGDPYRIAYARTRAAESAAWNSDRAAVQELLSMAAQKAAALGAQPLLRDIAQLARSAHVKLHDHCHEPAGRKSADQEQARRLGLTERELEVLRHMADGASNRRIASGLFISPKTVSVHVTRILAKLEASNRGEATAMARRLGLLD; the protein is encoded by the coding sequence ATGGAGCTGATCGGCCGCCGGCAGCAACTCGCACTTCTCCACCAAGCGCTGGAACTGGCGAGCTCAGGACGCCCCCAGTTCGTCGTGCTCGAGGGCCCGGCCGGTATCGGCAAGTCCCGGCTGATGGAGCACCTTGCCACGCAGGCCGCTCCGGCCGACGTGCGAGTCCTGCGTGGCGCCTGCATCGAGCTGGGCGCGCATGGTCTGCCGCTCGCGCCGTTGACGGCGATGCTGCGCGATCTGATCGGGCAGCTCGGTCGGGAGGCCGTGGCGGCTCTCGCGCCCGGTGCCGAGACCGTGTTCGCCCTGCTGCCGGAGGCAGGCGTGGGCTCGCCGCTGGACGTCGGCGGCAAATCACGCCTGTTCGAGGTGTTCGGCACATGTCTGGAGCGGCTAGGGCATGAACAGCTGGTCCTGCTGCTCGTCGACGACCTGCGCTGGGCCGACCACTCCACCCGCGAGTTGCTGGGCTACCTGGCGCGCCGGCTGCGTACCGCCCGTGTCATGGCCGTGCTGGCCCACCGCGGCGACGACCTGCCCCTGTGGCACCCTCTACCGGCCTTCGTCGCGGAGCTCGAACGCCTGCCGGCCGTGCGGCGGTTGGTGCTGCCCCGCCTGACCAGAGTCGAGACCACCGAACTCCTCGAGAGCCTCACCGGATCCCCACCCGCTCCCGGCGTGGTGGACAACGTGCTGCGTCGCGCGGGCGGCAACCCCCTGTACACCGAGCAGCTGGCTGGAGCCGAGCACCTGCCCGGATCCCTCAAGGAGCTCCTGCTGGAGCGCACCCGGGACCTGCCTGACACCTGCCGCAACCTGGTGGCACTGGCGGCTGTCGGCGGGCAAGCCGTCTCGCACGACCTGCTCGCGGAGGTCGCCGAGCTGCCGGAGGAGGAGTTACTGGAGGGGCTGCACCAGGCGGTCCAAGCCCGCGCGCTGCTGCCGCACGCCGGCGGCTACCGCTTCCCACATGCGCTGCTTCGTGAGGCCGTTCTTGCGGACCTGTTGCCCGCACGGCTCACACAGATGCACCGGCGCTTCGCCCAGGCGTTGGAGGCGCGGCCGGAGCTCGTCGCCCCGGAAAGACACGCCGGGGAGATGGCCCACCACTGGCATGGCGCGGGCGCGCACGCTCGCGCGCTGCCCGCGCTGCTGTCGGCTGCCCAAGCCGCCGGCAGCGTCTCCTGCCACACCGAGCAGGCACAACTGCTGACGCGGGCGCTGGAGCTGTGCGGGGATGACGACCGCCAGGAGCTCCTCCACCAGGCTCTTATGGCGTGCCTATGGGCAGGCGAGTCAGTGCAGGGACTCGATCTGATCGCGCGCGCTCTTTCCGAGACAGATCCGGCGCCCGCTCCGGGCCAGCGGGCCATCTTGCTCGCCCATCGCGCCATCCTGCTGGCGAACCTGGGGCTCGAGGGCGTGCAGGAGGCACTCGAAGAGGCAGCCGCACTGTTGCCTGCCGAACCGAGCGTGATCCGCGCTGCCGTCCTCGATCGACTGGCCGCTATTCTGCTCGTTCGCGAAGATCTGGAGCGGGGGCAGCGGGCAGGCATCGAGGCCGTGGACGTCGCCGAGGCTCTCGACGAGCACGAGGTCCGGCTCAATGCCCGCATCACTGTGGCCACGATACGTTTCCGGCTTGGCGATCACACTGCGGGCTTGGCGGAACTACGGCAGGCGGGGAAGGCGGCCGAGGCCCGCGGTGACATCACGCGAACCGTCCGGGTCAAGGTCAGCATCGCCGCGTGCTTAGCCGGTGCCGGCCGCTACCACGAGGCCGCTGAGGCGGCCCGCGCCGGGCTGCCCCTCGCCCATGCGGCCGGAACGATGCGCTCGCTCGGGGCCGCTATGTCCGAGCACCTCGCCACATCGCTGTTCGCTCTCGGCCAATGGGACGAGGCCGCGCACGTGATGCAGGACGGGCTCGCACATGATCCCGAGGGCAGGTACGCCGTCGGCCTCCAGTTGGTGGATGGCGAGCTCGCCCTGGCCAGGGGGGACATGGCAGCGGCCCGAGAGCGGCTCGCCGCCGCAGAGCTGCTCGACGGCGGCGAAGGCACCAGCAGCAGGTCACCGGCGATCCACCGGCTCGCCGCCGCCATCGCCTACCGCGACAACCGTCTCGAGGATGCCCACAGAGCCATCCGGAACGCTCTACCACCGCTCCAGAAGCCGGGGATGGCCCCGGTGGCCTGGCCGGCGCTCGTCCTCGCCGCTGCTCTGGTGCGGTCCACCCGACTGTCGACGGCCACAGACCCCGTCCTGCTCAAAGAACTGCAGCAGACCATGCGGAGCCTTCCCACGGACACGCCTTTGTGGGCGGCCTGCGCAGCGCAGGTGGAAGCCGAGCTCGGCGCCATACCGTGGGCGCCGGTGATCGAGGCGTGGCAGGCGGTCGGAGACCCCTATCGGATCGCGTACGCGCGGACGCGTGCGGCGGAGTCGGCGGCCTGGAACAGCGACCGCGCCGCCGTCCAGGAACTGCTGAGCATGGCGGCGCAGAAGGCGGCGGCGCTGGGCGCCCAGCCGCTGCTGCGCGACATCGCGCAGCTGGCCCGCAGCGCCCACGTCAAGCTCCACGATCACTGTCACGAGCCGGCCGGCAGAAAAAGCGCCGATCAGGAACAGGCCCGGCGACTCGGACTGACCGAACGGGAGCTGGAGGTGTTGCGGCACATGGCGGACGGCGCCAGCAACCGCCGCATCGCCTCGGGCTTGTTCATCAGCCCCAAGACCGTGAGTGTGCACGTCACCCGCATCCTTGCCAAGCTCGAGGCATCCAATCGCGGCGAAGCCACCGCCATGGCCCGTCGTCTCGGTCTGCTCGACTGA
- a CDS encoding TetR family transcriptional regulator: MPVRTRRQRAADAAIEVIAEQGMRGLTHRAVDARAGLPPGSTSSCFRTRLALLDGVLKRMLELDEASLVQLPADAWSSREQVTATLVGLLEHWLGPARARTRARMELYLDAAGSTLLRTELDTASERFLRLAADGMRAVGVPDAGNAARMLVAQLDGVLFDALARSSPAADGGAWLRYAAETIMRGAPPTDHERERGRG, translated from the coding sequence ATGCCAGTGAGGACGCGTAGGCAACGCGCCGCGGACGCCGCCATCGAGGTGATCGCCGAGCAGGGCATGCGAGGTCTGACCCACCGCGCCGTCGACGCGCGGGCCGGATTGCCGCCGGGGAGCACGAGCAGCTGCTTCCGCACCCGGCTCGCGCTGCTCGACGGGGTGCTGAAGCGCATGCTGGAGCTGGACGAGGCCTCGCTCGTCCAGCTCCCGGCCGATGCGTGGAGCAGCAGGGAACAGGTCACGGCCACCCTGGTCGGCCTGCTCGAGCACTGGCTGGGCCCGGCCAGGGCACGGACCCGGGCGAGGATGGAGCTGTATCTCGACGCCGCCGGCAGCACCCTGCTGCGGACGGAGCTCGACACCGCCAGCGAGCGCTTCCTCCGCTTGGCCGCCGACGGCATGCGCGCCGTAGGAGTGCCGGACGCAGGCAACGCGGCGCGCATGTTGGTGGCGCAGCTCGACGGCGTGCTGTTCGACGCCCTGGCCCGCTCCTCCCCCGCGGCGGACGGCGGCGCGTGGCTGCGCTACGCCGCCGAGACGATCATGCGAGGCGCCCCGCCGACCGACCACGAACGGGAGCGCGGCCGCGGATGA